CAAAACAGAGTCGGCAGGCCTTGAAGATTTTACGCCAGTCCGGTGCTGCCCTTGTCAATCAGACTCCCCTGATACGTGGTGTGAATGATGACCCCCGGGTATTGGCGGATCTTTTTCTTCAGCTGAATGTCCTGGATATTCCTCCGTATTATATCTTTCAATGCCGACCCACCCTTGGGAATAAAACTTTTGCCGTTCCCATCGCCAAAGGCTGGGATATTCTGGAAAAGGCAAAGGACATGGTTTCCGGACTGGGACGCAGGGCACGGATGGTGATGTCCCATAAAACCGGCAAAATCGAAATTCTCGCCGTCACACCGGAACATACCGTGATGAAATATCACCGGAACGCCGATCCTGAAAACCGTTCCAGGGTGATGATCTTCAAAACAAACCCTGAAGCCTTCTGGCTGGATGATTTTGACGAGTATAAGGCCTGGCTGAAGCAGGAAGGACTCGAGGGGGATATGGATCCGTATACGTATTGGTGAGAATTCTGAATTAAATGATGAATGATGAATGTCGGGCTGGTGGAAAAGGTGAGTCCGGATTCACCGGGAAAGCAGCTTGAGGATGAAGAAAAATACACAAACCATTCGTGTTTTTGCGCCGGCAACGGTGGCAAATGTTTCCTGTGGTTTTGATGTTTTTGGGTTTGCAGTTTATGAACCGGGAGATGAAGTGATTCTGACGCTTCGGGATACACCGGGCGTCCGGATTCAGGCAATCCACGGGGATGGAGGATTGTTGCCTACGGATCCTGTAAAAAACACAGCCGGTGTTGCTGCACAGGCGTTTCTGAATACCTATGCACCAGAGGTTGGCGTTGACATCGAACTTTTTAAAGGATTACCCATTGGAAGCGGACTCGGTTCCAGTGCTGCCGGTGCGGCAGCAGCTCTTTTTGGTTTGAATCGCTTGCTGGGACACCCGGTTGACAGTAAAGCCCTTTTGAAATTTGGACTGCAATCAGAAAAATCTGCCTGTGGATCCGCTCACGGAGATAACGTGATACCGTCCCTCTTGGGAGGCTTTGTCCTGATTCGCAGCTATCATCCCCTGGATATCCGACATTTGCCTGTCCCTGAAGATCTTTATTGTACCCTGATCTACCCCCGGGTTGAAATTGAAACCCGCAAGGCCCGGGGACTGATTCCACAATCCATCCCTCTTGAAACAGCTATCCGGCAATGGGGAAATACGGCGGGACTGGCAGCGGGTTTTTGCCTGTCCGACTATGATTTGATTGCCCGTTCCATGGAAGATTTGGTTGCCGAACCGGTACGGGCTGCACTTATTCCACATTACACCCTTGTAACAAAATCGGCACGGGATGCCGGTGCCCTGGGATGGGGTATTTCCGGATCCGGTCCGACTGTTTTTGCTTTCTCAAAAGGTAAAGAAACTGCACAACAGGTCCGGCAAGCCATGGGCGCAATTTATGATAAATTCCAAATTTCATATCAAACCTGGATATCACTGATAAATCCCGAAGGTCCACGCATCATTAAGCAGGAATCACAGAAAATATGAAATTTTACAGCACAAAAGACAAATCACTCCGGATCAGCCTGAGAAAGGCTGTTTTAACAGGAATGCCGTCGGATCAAGGACTCTATATGCCGGTATCTGTTCCGGTTTTACCCCGGGAATTTTTAAAGAGCGTGCCGGATCTCTCTTTTCCGGAATTAGCTTTTGAACTTGCCCGGTATTTTGTGGATGGAGAGATCAGTGAACAGAAACTGGAAGACCTTGTGAAGGATGCTTTTCCCTTTGATGCCCCCCTGGTTCCCGTTTCGGATCACATTTATACCCTTGAACTATTTCATGGTCCCACCCTGGCTTTCAAGGATTTCGGAGCCCGGTTCATGTCCAGACTCATGGCGGTTTTTACTCAAAACCTTTCAAAAGAACTTAAGATTCTGGTTGCCACATCCGGTGATACGGGCAGCGCCGTGGCAAACGGATTTTACAACATCCCGGGCATCCGTGTTTATGTCCTGTATCCTGCCGGAAAAGTCAGTAAAATTCAGGAAAAACAAATTGCCACGCTGGGCAAAAATGTTACGGCCCTGAAAGTCCATGGCGTGTTTGATGATTGTCAGGCTCTGGTGAAAAAAGCACTGGCGGATGAATCTCTCCGCAGGCCCTCCATGATAAGTTCGGCCAATTCCATCAATATCGCTCGTCTGATACCCCAGATTTTTTACTATTTTCGTGCCTGGGGACAACTTGACGAAAGGGAACGACAGGATTGTGTTTTCTCGGTTCCCAGCGGGAATTTCGGAAATTTAACGGCCGGGCTCCTGGCCAAACGCATGGGACTCCCTATCCGTCGTTTTGTGGATGCTGCGAATGTGAATGATGTGGTGCCCGAATATCTGAACACCGCCCGCTTCAAACCCCGCCCATCTGTTCAAACGATCTCCAGCGCTATGGACGTGGGGAATCCCAGCAATTTTGACCGGATTCTGGATCTCTATAATCATTCCCATCAGGCCATAACCCGTGATATTTGGGGGAGGGGATACTCCGATGAGGAAACAAAAGATAAAATCCGGGAGGTAATGGAAAAAACCGGATACATTTGCGATCCCCATGGGGCTGTAGGACTTCTTGGACTTGAAGATTACCTGAAAACTGAGAAAAAAACGGTGACAGGCATTTTTCTTGAAACAGCCCACCCTGCAAAATTTAAACCAATTGTGGAAGAAGTCACCGGAAAGGAAATTCCCCTTCCGGAACAACTGGCGGACTGTCTGAAAAAGCCTCTTTTGTCTATCCCCCTGGAGAATGATTATGAGGCTTTTGTGGAGATATTGAGAATGAATTAAGGTCAGCTCCCGGATTTCAGTCCGGAGGATTTATAAGGAGACATGTTAAGGGATGGAAAATGTATGGAGGGCTTTTGGATTAACACTGATTGCAGGCATGGCTACAGGTATCGGCAGTGTCATTGCTTTTACATCCAAACGGACGAATTATCGTTTTCTGTCTGTTTCCACAGGATTTTCCGCCGGTGTAATGCTATACGTTTCCTTTGTGGAAATATTTTATAAAGGATTTGATTCTTTAGGTAAGGCGTATGGTGAAAACCTGGGATCCTGGATTAACACAGCTGCATTTTTCGGTGGTATCTTTCTCATTGCCCTCATTGATATTCTCATTCCTTCCATTGAAAACCCACATGAACCTTTTGACGAGCGTGCAACGGCTCCTCTCCATGATCCTCAGGCAGAATTCCCCGATTTGAAACAGGTAACCCGGGGTGGGATTGATGAAGAAACAAGCAACCATATCCATCATATCCACCATGCTCATCTTTTAAGACTCGGACTTTTTACGGCATTAGCCATCACAATTCACAATTTTCCGGAAGGGCTGGTAACATTTTTGTCAGGACTGAAAGATCCTCATCTGGCCATTGCCATCACCTTTGCCATCGCCCTTCATAATATTCCCGAAGGCATCAGTGTATCCGTTCCTATTTTTTATGCCACGGGAGACCGGAAAAAAGCCTTCAGATATTCCTTTATCAGCGGACTGGCAGAACCAATTGGTGCTGTTATCGGGTATCTGGGAATACGTTTTTTTCTGGCTGGTGATTCGGGAGAAATTCCTCCACAGGTGATGGGAATTCTCTTTGCTGCTGTTGCCGGCATTATGGTCTATATCAGCCTGGATCAGCTATTACCCACAAGCAGAGCCTACGGAAAAGGACACGATAGCCTGTTGGGTCTCATGGGGGGGATGATTGTCATGGCCCTGAGTCTTTTACTGATGAATTGATCATTGAAAATGAGAAATTGAAAACAGGGTAATTGTGAGTTGATTAAGCAACATTTTTTCTGTAAAAAGATATGGTATTGTTTTTCCCCTTCCACAATCCTGATTTCATCCCCGGTCAGGCCGTAAAGGTCATAGGTGTAGGGGCGACCGGCCGGTCGCCCCTACACCTATGGTGATGGAAAGGATTTTCCTGTCTTCAGAATTTATAATTTTCATCAG
This genomic interval from Candidatus Neomarinimicrobiota bacterium contains the following:
- a CDS encoding homoserine kinase, with amino-acid sequence MKKNTQTIRVFAPATVANVSCGFDVFGFAVYEPGDEVILTLRDTPGVRIQAIHGDGGLLPTDPVKNTAGVAAQAFLNTYAPEVGVDIELFKGLPIGSGLGSSAAGAAAALFGLNRLLGHPVDSKALLKFGLQSEKSACGSAHGDNVIPSLLGGFVLIRSYHPLDIRHLPVPEDLYCTLIYPRVEIETRKARGLIPQSIPLETAIRQWGNTAGLAAGFCLSDYDLIARSMEDLVAEPVRAALIPHYTLVTKSARDAGALGWGISGSGPTVFAFSKGKETAQQVRQAMGAIYDKFQISYQTWISLINPEGPRIIKQESQKI
- the thrC gene encoding threonine synthase, with amino-acid sequence MKFYSTKDKSLRISLRKAVLTGMPSDQGLYMPVSVPVLPREFLKSVPDLSFPELAFELARYFVDGEISEQKLEDLVKDAFPFDAPLVPVSDHIYTLELFHGPTLAFKDFGARFMSRLMAVFTQNLSKELKILVATSGDTGSAVANGFYNIPGIRVYVLYPAGKVSKIQEKQIATLGKNVTALKVHGVFDDCQALVKKALADESLRRPSMISSANSINIARLIPQIFYYFRAWGQLDERERQDCVFSVPSGNFGNLTAGLLAKRMGLPIRRFVDAANVNDVVPEYLNTARFKPRPSVQTISSAMDVGNPSNFDRILDLYNHSHQAITRDIWGRGYSDEETKDKIREVMEKTGYICDPHGAVGLLGLEDYLKTEKKTVTGIFLETAHPAKFKPIVEEVTGKEIPLPEQLADCLKKPLLSIPLENDYEAFVEILRMN
- the zupT gene encoding zinc transporter ZupT produces the protein MENVWRAFGLTLIAGMATGIGSVIAFTSKRTNYRFLSVSTGFSAGVMLYVSFVEIFYKGFDSLGKAYGENLGSWINTAAFFGGIFLIALIDILIPSIENPHEPFDERATAPLHDPQAEFPDLKQVTRGGIDEETSNHIHHIHHAHLLRLGLFTALAITIHNFPEGLVTFLSGLKDPHLAIAITFAIALHNIPEGISVSVPIFYATGDRKKAFRYSFISGLAEPIGAVIGYLGIRFFLAGDSGEIPPQVMGILFAAVAGIMVYISLDQLLPTSRAYGKGHDSLLGLMGGMIVMALSLLLMN